A portion of the Thunnus albacares chromosome 5, fThuAlb1.1, whole genome shotgun sequence genome contains these proteins:
- the LOC122982921 gene encoding sodium-coupled neutral amino acid transporter 3-like, whose protein sequence is MELQKMNGHSREEGFDGLDALAEQEEFLPHKPGVKKEMHFTDFEGKTSFGMSIFNLSNAIMGSGILGLAFAMANTGIILFLILLLSIAILSAYSIHLLLKSAGVVGIRAYEQLGNRAFGPPGKMLAGCIITIHNIGAMSSYLFIVKSELPLVIRAFLQSENTHTGEWFLNGNYLIIIVSVLIILPLALMKELGYLGYTSGFSLSCMLFFLISVIYKKFNIQCPLENHDVTPIDNYTGINSTDFCEAKLFTTNSETAYTIPILAFAFVCHPEVLPIYTELRDATKKRMQAVANISILAMFVMYLLTALFGYLTFYGAVESELLHTYSREGPSDVLILCVRLAVLMAVTLTVPVVLFPIRRAVLQIIFPEKPFHWARHIAIAFCLIFLVNLLVIFVPSIRDIFGLIGATSAPSLIFILPGIFYIRIVPEDQEPLMSRSKIQAAVFAAVGFIFMIMSLSFIIIDWVTGESKSRGGH, encoded by the exons ATGGAGCTTCAAAAGATGAATGGACATAGCAGGGAAGAGGG CTTCGATGGGCTGGATGCCCTGGCTGAACAAGAGGAGTTTCTCCCACATAAACCTGGTGTCAAGAAAGAAATGCACTTCACAGAT TTCGAGGGGAAAACTTCATTTGGAATGTCCATCTTTAATCTCAGCAATGCCATAATGGGCAGTGGAATTTTGGGACTGGCTTTTGCGATGGCCAACACCGGAATCATTCTTTTTCT AATCCTGTTATTGAGCATTGCTATTCTGTCTGCGTATTCAATTCACCTCCTGCTGAAAAGTGCTGGAGTTGTCG gcatCCGGGCATACGAGCAGCTTGGGAATCGGGCTTTTGGTCCCCCAGGAAAAATGCTGGCCGGCTGCATCATAACAATACACAACATTGGAG CAATGTCCAGCTACCTCTTCATCGTCAAGTCTGAGCTACCATTGGTTATTCGAGCTTTCcttcaaagtgaaaacacacacacagg AGAGTGGTTCTTGAATGGAAACTACTTGATCATCATCGTTAGCGTTCTCATCATCCTTCCTCTCGCACTCATGAAAGAACTTG GTTACCTGGGCTATACGAGTGGCTTCTCCCTCTCCTGCAtgctgtttttcctcatttcg GTTATATACAAGAAATTCAACATCCAGTGTCCACTGGAAAACCATGACGTAACTCCTATTGACAACTACACTGGCATTAATAGTACGGACTTCTGTGAGGCCAAGCTATTCACCACGAACTCAGAG ACAGCGTACACCATCCCAATTCTGGCCTTCGCTTTTGTCTGCCACCCTGAAGTGCTACCAATCTACACTGAGCTACGAGA TGCCACCAAGAAACGCATGCAGGCTGTTGCCAACATCTCCATCTTGGCCATGTTTGTCATGTACCTGCTAACTGCTCTTTTTGGTTACCTCACCTTTTATG GTGCTGTGGAGTCCGAGCTGTTACACACCTACAGTAGAGAGGGCCCCTCGGATGTGCTGATCCTCTGTGTGCGTCTGGCTGTGCTGATGGCTGTCACTCTGACCGTCCCTGTGGTTCTCTTCCCG ATCCGCAGGGCTGTGCTCCAGATCATATTCCCTGAGAAGCCTTTCCACTGGGCCAGACACATCGCCATTGCATTTTGTCTCATCTTCTTGGTCAACCTTCTTGTTATCTTCGTGCCCTCCATTCGTGACATTTTTGGCCTCATTG GAGCCACATCTGCTCCAAGCCTCATCTTTATCCTACCTGGAATCTTCTACATCCGGATTGTTCCTGAGGACCAGGAGCCTTTGATGTCCAGATCTAAGATTCAG GCCGCAGTCTTTGCTGCAGTGGGATTCATCTTCATGATTATGAGTTTGTCATTTATCATCATTGACTGGGTGACTGGAGAGTCTAAAAGTCGAGGCGGTCACTAG
- the tspy gene encoding testis specific protein Y-linked isoform X1 encodes MSELTDRKQSADSASRKRCSSPDQDEGSTIPSKSTKVSDASNEASESCRNSEAESKEATGSEGQSKDSGEQPAAVQTSDSTGGTSTKSVNNSSADGHDASNTEKPQSSDAQGSADGAKNSTPLDQSDSAAIAAAEALASLTGGDGEDSRETPCSSEKAKHVKQGSKLKQRGGHQSSRIGSKTQAAAADSSTSVHSTDREDADDMPDADEGDESISGSSSTPSSSFPSDNEDNDDGECAIVSVKMAPEMRQSVALLAQVQMRLEALEKKSARLHQRLELKISRLRRPHLDQRSSITKTIPGFWVTALLNHPHLSAHIDETDEDALSYMTDLEIESFKNNKLGYRIRFHFRRNPYFQNNIIMKELHLGMGGSPMSFSNPILWHRGQNLTAHSEPRKLSRGVYQTFFSWFSDHSNPGQDDVAQILKDDLYRDPLRYYLTPLWEPRENGSSASGARAADNGNGDDCVVISDSDDEPGEETGEAEQGHSREEEEEEEEEEDRVPSADESPEEEDDGGEIVIDGSDDSDQEEEEEEEEEEEA; translated from the exons atgaGTGAACTGACGGACCGCAAACAGTCCGCTGACTCTGCATCGAGGAAACGGTGTTCATCACCCGACCAGGATGAAGGCAGCACGATCCCCAGCAAGTCCACAAAAGTAAGCGACGCATCAAACGAAGCTTCGGAAAGTTGTAGAAACAGTGAAGCTGAGAGTAAAGAAGCAACTGGGAGCGAGGGCCAGTCAAAAGACAGCGGGGAACAACCAGCTGCCGTGCAGACTTCAGACAGTACGGGTGGCACCAGTACAAAGTCTGTCAACAACTCCAGTGCTGATGGTCACGATGCCAGCAACACCGAAAAACCACAGTCCTCAGATGCGCAAGGATCTGCTGACGGTGCAAAGAACTCAACTCCTCTGGACCAGTCCGACTCAGCAGCCATAGCAGCTGCTGAAGCACTTGCCAGTCTCACAGGAGGAGACGGGGAAGACAGCCGAGAGACTCCTTGCTCCTCTGAAAAAGCTAAACATGTGAAACAGGGGAGCAAACTCAAACAACGTGGGGGCCACCAGTCCTCAAGAATAGGCTCTAAAACAcaggcagctgcagcagatagCTCCACGTCTGTTCATAGCACTGACAGAGAAGATGCAGATGACATGCCAGACGCAGATGAAGGGGATGAATCCATATCTGGATCTTCCTCCACACCCAGCTCCTCTTTCCCATCAGATAATGAGGACAATGACGATGGGGAGTGTGCCATTGTGTCAGTTAAGATGGCCCCAGAGATGAGACAATCAGTAGCTCTCCTGGCGCAGGTACAGATGAGACTGGAAGCTCTTGAGAAGAAAAGCGCCCGGCTCCACCAACGGCTGGAGCTGAAGATTAGCCGTTTGCGGCGCCCGCATCTTGACCAGCGCAGCTCCATCACAAAGACTATTCCTGGCTTCTGGGTGACAGCT CTGTTGAACCACCCTCATCTCTCAGCTCACATTGACGAAACTGACGAAGATGCTCTTAGTTATATGACCGATCTTGAG aTTGAGTCTTTCAAGAATAACAAACTGGGCTACAGGATCCGCTTCCACTTTAGACGGAACCCCTACTTCCAGAACAACATCATCATGAAGGAGCTGCACCTCGGGATGGGAG GATCTCCTATGTCATTTTCCAACCCTATCCTGTGGCATCGTGGACAGAACCTGACAGCCCACAGCGAACCCAGGAAGTTGTCGCGTGGGGTCTACCAGACCTTTTTCAGCTGGTTCAGTGACCATAGCAACCCAGGACAGGACGATGTAGCACAG ATACTAAAGGATGATCTGTACAGAGACCCTCTGAGATACTACCTCACTCCGCTTTGGGAACCGAGGGAGAACGGCAG taGCGCCAGCGGGGCCAGAGCAGCTGACAATGGTAACGGGGACGACTGTGTGGTAATCTCCGACTCCGATGATGAACCCGGTGAGGAGACTGGTGAGGCTGAGCAAGGCCACAgtagggaggaggaagaggaggaagaagaagaggaggacagggTGCCAAGTGCAG ATGAGAGCCCAGAGGAAGAGGACGATGGTGGAGAAATTGTGATTGATG GCTCTGATGACAGtgaccaggaggaggaggaggaggaggaggaggaggaggaggcctaA
- the sema3ga gene encoding sema domain, immunoglobulin domain (Ig), short basic domain, secreted, (semaphorin) 3Ga codes for MTVTMTTSGAQLLLLALCVYRGSGLQQSAPRVRLSFKELMDTRAARPFSFSFNTSDYRILLMDQDQGRLYLGSREYLVALDMQNVNKEPLIIHWPASAKRKGECQMTGKGRQGECANFVRMIEPWNRTHLYTCGTGAYQPICTFINRGWRAEDYLFRLVPGYVDSGKGKCSYDPKQENIAVLINGNLYAGVHIDFMSTDAAMFRTMGGRTAIRTEQYDSRWLNEPVFVQIQQIPDSAERNDDKLYFFFREKTLDSSGGASPSVLARVGRVCLNDEGGQKSLVNRWTTFLKARLICSVIGEDGVETRFDELRDVFIQPTQDERNPTVYALFTTAGSVFKGSAVCVYSMADIRNVFNGPFAHKHGHNYQWTEYTGKIPYPRPGTCPGGTFTPGIRSSKNFSDEAVNFIRAHPLMYHPVYPIHRRPLVVRTGVDYRFTALVVDQVDAVDGRYEVLFLGTDRGTVQKVIVLPKDPTSMEELTLEEVEVFRTRAPVKTMKISSKRQQLYVSSDAGLTQVSLHRCGVYGRACSDCCLARDPYCAWDGESCSAFTPSTKRRSRRQDVKHGDPLRQCRGFNAKVEKRLRETVQFGVEGSSTFLECQPRSPQATVKWLFQREGKRKVLNRVGGVVKTNHGILLKSLNQSDAGLYHCLATENNFKHTVARMALRILDRDIVLALTAQDEDEEPKTRQAGPYPQPSLVSTPFPPEIRLINQYCQSYWEQLNPKQQQQRKRTSRRHTESQDQGLG; via the exons ATGactgttaccatgacaacatcTGGAGCCCAACTCCTCCTGTTGGCCTTATGTGTTTACAGAGGCTCGGGCCTGCAGCAGTCTGCTCCGCGAGTTCGCCTCTCCTTCAAAG AACTGATGGACACACGGGCAGCGCGACCCTTCAGTTTCTCCTTCAACACCAGCGACTATCGCATCCTCCTGATGGATCAGGACCAGGGCCGTCTCTATCTGGGCAGCCGGGAGTACCTGGTGGCTCTGGATATGCAAAATGTCAACAAGGAGCCACTCATA atccaCTGGCCAGCATCTGCTAAGAGAAAGGGAGAATGCCAGATGACAGGAAAGGGAAGACAG GGGGAATGTGCCAACTTTGTGCGGATGATAGAGCCGTGGAACCGCACCCACCTGTACACCTGTGGAACGGGGGCGTACCAACCTATCTGCACATTTATCAACCGAGGCTGGAGGGCAGAG GACTACCTGTTTAGGCTGGTCCCTGGGTATGTGGATTCAGGGAAGGGAAAATGTTCCTATGATCCCAAACAGGAGAACATTGCAGTTCTGATCA ATGGTAACCTATATGCAGGGGTCCATATTGACTTCATGAGTACAGATGCTGCAATGTTTAGGACCATGGGAGGGAGAACGGCAATCAGGACAGAACAGTATGACTCCAGGTGGCTCAATG AGCCCGTGTTTGTTCAGATCCAGCAGATCCCTGACAGTGCAGAAAGGAACGACGACAAACTCTACTTCTTTTTCCGTGAGAAGACTCTAGACTCCAGCGGTGGGGCAAGCCCCAGCGTTTTAGCCAGGGTGGGAAGAGTGTGTCTG AATGATGAAGGAGGGCAGAAGTCCCTGGTGAACCGCTGGACAACGTTCCTGAAGGCTCGCCTTATCTGCTCAGTGATAGGCGAAGATGGAGTGGAGACACGATTTGATGAACTAC GGGATGTATTTATTCAGCCTACACAGGATGAACGAAACCCTACGGTGTATGCTCTCTTCACTACAGCCGG CTCTGTGTTCAAGGGCTCAGCTGTCTGCGTCTACTCAATGGCTGATATCCGCAATGTCTTCAATGGACCATTTGCCCACAAACATGGTCATAATTACCAGTGGACAGAGTATACTGGCAAGATTCCCTACCCACGGCCAGGAACG TGTCCAGGAGGAACCTTTACTCCTGGTATCCGCTCCTCCAAGAACTTCTCAGATGAGGCTGTGAATTTCATCAGAGCCCATCCCCTCATGTACCATCCGGTGTATCCTATCCACCGCCGCCCCCTGGTGGTGAGAACTGGCGTGGACTACCGTTTCACTGCCCTGGTGGTGGATCAGGTGGATGCCGTGGACGGACGCTATGAGGTGCTCTTCCTggggacag ATCGAGGCACTGTCCAAAAAGTTATAGTTTTACCTAAAGACCCAACCAGCATGGAAGAACTGACACTAGAGGAAGTGGAGGTTTTCCGG ACCAGAGCTCCtgttaaaacaatgaaaatatctTCTAAAAGA CAACAGCTGTATGTGTCATCAGACGCGGGGCTGACCCAAGTATCGCTGCACCGCTGTGGTGTGTATGGCAGGGCCTGCTCTGACTGCTGTCTGGCCCGGGACCCCTACTGCGCCTGGGATGGAGAGAGCTGCTCTGCCTTCACTCCGTCCACCAAGAG GAGGAGCAGAAGACAGGACGTTAAACATGGTGATCCACTGAGGCAGTGCAGAGGCTTTAATGCCAAAG TGGAGAAACGTTTGAGAGAAACAGTGCAGTTTGGGGTGGAGGGCAGCAGTACCTTCTTGGAGTGTCAGCCTCGCTCTCCTCAGGCCACCGTCAAGTGGCTCTtccagagggagggaaagaggaaagTG ctcaACCGTGTAGGAGGCGTCGTGAAGACCAACCATGGTATCCTTCTTAAGTCTCTTAACCAGTCAGACGCAGGGCTCTACCACTGCCTCGCCACTGAGAACAACTTTAAACACACAGTGGCCCGTATGGCGCTGCGCATCCTGGATCGAGACATCGTTTTAGCTCTCACTGCTCAAGATGAGGACGAAGAGCCAAAAACTCGCCAAGCGGGACCTTACCCGCAGCCTTCCCTTGTCTCCACTCCCTTCCCACCTGAGATAAGACTGATTAACCAATACTGCCAGTCCTACTGGGAGCAGCTCAAtcccaaacagcagcagcagcgtaaACGCACCAGCCGCAGGCACACAGAGAGCCAGGACCAAGGCCTCGGCTAG
- the LOC122982332 gene encoding wiskott-Aldrich syndrome protein-like isoform X1, whose product MSRGSKAKLESVQSSLLTLQENEKLEELMGRRCASMATGVAQLFMALPNSSSMWSLQHTGVVCFVKDNPQRSYFIRMFDLKAGRMIWEQELYNQIVYSPQLPYFHTFAADDCQVGLNFSEQREAEAFQNAVEEKINQRQNRQDKKQRPPQHSDRGSLPPVPHEKTSASPGNFHMATVDIQNPDIQTSRYRSMPAPVHASLPLGSKGKKDKKSKKKGPKLSKADIGAPSGFKHVTHVGWDPNNLDPDLWKLLSQAGISEAEMRDEATSQLIYNVIEQSGGMDAVKREVNRGASGPPPPPPGRQGPLPPVPGPGPTPPPPRGRSGPLPPVPGQSQRASPSSQPPPQRGGLPPPPPTSRGGLPPPPPPAHSAPSHFPSPPSSKSSQSFQSPPPPPPPSHQQRSMGVPPPPAPSTPNRGGGGGPPPPPPPPPPPPPPQTSDFPPPPPLAGAPPPPPPSSGGGGGGGGDSRGALLDQIRLGKKLRNVTESPDAAPPTTPESGEGIVGALMMVMQKRSKVIHSSDESEEDGGDEDEDDDEWDD is encoded by the exons ATGAGTCGTGGATCTAAAGCTAAATTGGAGAGCGTCCAAAGCTCTCTGCTGACCTTACAGGAAAATGAAAAGCTGGAGGAGTTGATGGGCAGAAGGTGTGCT tcTATGGCCACCGGAGTAGCACAGTTGTTCATGGCTCTGCCGAACAGTTCATCCATGTGGAGCTTGCAGCACACTGGAGTGGTCTGCTTCGTCAAAGACAACCCCCAGCGCTCCTACTTCATAcggatgtttgatttgaag GCAGGGAGGATGATTTGGGAGCAGGAGCTCTATAACCAAATTGTTTACTCACCGCAACTGCCATACTTTCATACCTTTGCTGCAGAT GACTGTCAAGTCGGACTGAACTTTTCTGAGCAACGGGAAGCAGAAGCCTTCCAAAATGCTGTCGAGGAGAAAATCAACCAAAGACAAAACCGACAAG ACAAGAAACAGCGCCCCCCGCAGCATAGTG ACAGAGGTTCCCTGCCTCCAGTCCCACATGAAAAAA CATCTGCCAGTCCTGGTAATTTTCACATGGCCACTGTGGACATCCAGAACCCAGATATCCAGACCTCACGCTACCGTTCAATGCCTGCACCTGTTCATGCTTCCTTACCTCTGGGCAGCAAAGGGAAGAAGGACAAGAAGAGCAAGAAAAAGGGCCCCAAACTCTCCAAAGCAGACATAGGAGCACCCAGTGGATTTAA GCATGTTACTCATGTTGGCTGGGATCCCAACAACCTTGATCCTGACCTGTGGAAGCTGCTCTCCCAAGCTGGAATCAGTGAAGCTGAGATGAGGGATGAAGCGACCTCCCAGCTCATCTACAATGTCATTGAGCAGTCTGGAGGCATGGACGCAGTCAAAAGGGAGGTGAACAGAGGAG CTTCTGGacctccaccccctccacctGGCAGACAAGGGCCTCTGCCTCCCGTGCCAGGCCCCGGTccaacccctccacctccacgAGGTCGTTCTGGCCCCCTGCCTCCTGTCCCAGGCCAGTCACAGCGAGCATCTCCGTCCTCCCAGCCACCTCCGCAACGTGGAGGCCTGCCACCCCCACCTCCGACAAGCAGAGGCGGTCTTCCACCACCGCCGCCACCAGCACACTCTGCACCTTCTCACTTCCCTTCACCGCCATCCTCGAAGTCTTCTCAGTCCTTCCAAAGCCCGCCTCCTCCCCCACCACCTTCTCACCAACAGCGCTCTATGGGTGTCCCACCTCCTCCTGCACCATCTACACccaacagaggaggaggtggagggcctcctcctcctcctcctcctcctccgccccctccacctccccaaACTTCAGACTtcccaccacctcctcccctcGCTGGtgctccaccaccacctccccctTCAtccggaggaggaggaggaggaggaggagacagcagGGGAGCTCTGCTGGATCAGATCCGACTGGGGAAGAAGCTCAGAAAT gtgacaGAGAGTCCTGATGCAGCTCCACCTACAACGCCGGAGTCAGGTGAGGGCATCGTTGGTGCTCTCATGATGGTCATGCAGAAGAGGAGTAAAGTCATCCATTCCTCTG ATGAAAGTGAAGAGGATGgtggagatgaagatgaggacGACGACGAATGGGATGACTAG
- the tspy gene encoding testis specific protein Y-linked isoform X2, translated as MSELTDRKQSADSASRKRCSSPDQDEGSTIPSKSTKVSDASNEASESCRNSEAESKEATGSEGQSKDSGEQPAAVQTSDSTGGTSTKSVNNSSADGHDASNTEKPQSSDAQGSADGAKNSTPLDQSDSAAIAAAEALASLTGGDGEDSRETPCSSEKAKHVKQGSKLKQRGGHQSSRIGSKTQAAAADSSTSVHSTDREDADDMPDADEGDESISGSSSTPSSSFPSDNEDNDDGECAIVSVKMAPEMRQSVALLAQVQMRLEALEKKSARLHQRLELKISRLRRPHLDQRSSITKTIPGFWVTALLNHPHLSAHIDETDEDALSYMTDLEIESFKNNKLGYRIRFHFRRNPYFQNNIIMKELHLGMGGSPMSFSNPILWHRGQNLTAHSEPRKLSRGVYQTFFSWFSDHSNPGQDDVAQILKDDLYRDPLRYYLTPLWEPRENGSASGARAADNGNGDDCVVISDSDDEPGEETGEAEQGHSREEEEEEEEEEDRVPSADESPEEEDDGGEIVIDGSDDSDQEEEEEEEEEEEA; from the exons atgaGTGAACTGACGGACCGCAAACAGTCCGCTGACTCTGCATCGAGGAAACGGTGTTCATCACCCGACCAGGATGAAGGCAGCACGATCCCCAGCAAGTCCACAAAAGTAAGCGACGCATCAAACGAAGCTTCGGAAAGTTGTAGAAACAGTGAAGCTGAGAGTAAAGAAGCAACTGGGAGCGAGGGCCAGTCAAAAGACAGCGGGGAACAACCAGCTGCCGTGCAGACTTCAGACAGTACGGGTGGCACCAGTACAAAGTCTGTCAACAACTCCAGTGCTGATGGTCACGATGCCAGCAACACCGAAAAACCACAGTCCTCAGATGCGCAAGGATCTGCTGACGGTGCAAAGAACTCAACTCCTCTGGACCAGTCCGACTCAGCAGCCATAGCAGCTGCTGAAGCACTTGCCAGTCTCACAGGAGGAGACGGGGAAGACAGCCGAGAGACTCCTTGCTCCTCTGAAAAAGCTAAACATGTGAAACAGGGGAGCAAACTCAAACAACGTGGGGGCCACCAGTCCTCAAGAATAGGCTCTAAAACAcaggcagctgcagcagatagCTCCACGTCTGTTCATAGCACTGACAGAGAAGATGCAGATGACATGCCAGACGCAGATGAAGGGGATGAATCCATATCTGGATCTTCCTCCACACCCAGCTCCTCTTTCCCATCAGATAATGAGGACAATGACGATGGGGAGTGTGCCATTGTGTCAGTTAAGATGGCCCCAGAGATGAGACAATCAGTAGCTCTCCTGGCGCAGGTACAGATGAGACTGGAAGCTCTTGAGAAGAAAAGCGCCCGGCTCCACCAACGGCTGGAGCTGAAGATTAGCCGTTTGCGGCGCCCGCATCTTGACCAGCGCAGCTCCATCACAAAGACTATTCCTGGCTTCTGGGTGACAGCT CTGTTGAACCACCCTCATCTCTCAGCTCACATTGACGAAACTGACGAAGATGCTCTTAGTTATATGACCGATCTTGAG aTTGAGTCTTTCAAGAATAACAAACTGGGCTACAGGATCCGCTTCCACTTTAGACGGAACCCCTACTTCCAGAACAACATCATCATGAAGGAGCTGCACCTCGGGATGGGAG GATCTCCTATGTCATTTTCCAACCCTATCCTGTGGCATCGTGGACAGAACCTGACAGCCCACAGCGAACCCAGGAAGTTGTCGCGTGGGGTCTACCAGACCTTTTTCAGCTGGTTCAGTGACCATAGCAACCCAGGACAGGACGATGTAGCACAG ATACTAAAGGATGATCTGTACAGAGACCCTCTGAGATACTACCTCACTCCGCTTTGGGAACCGAGGGAGAACGGCAG CGCCAGCGGGGCCAGAGCAGCTGACAATGGTAACGGGGACGACTGTGTGGTAATCTCCGACTCCGATGATGAACCCGGTGAGGAGACTGGTGAGGCTGAGCAAGGCCACAgtagggaggaggaagaggaggaagaagaagaggaggacagggTGCCAAGTGCAG ATGAGAGCCCAGAGGAAGAGGACGATGGTGGAGAAATTGTGATTGATG GCTCTGATGACAGtgaccaggaggaggaggaggaggaggaggaggaggaggaggcctaA
- the LOC122982332 gene encoding wiskott-Aldrich syndrome protein-like isoform X2, which produces MSRGSKAKLESVQSSLLTLQENEKLEELMGRRCASMATGVAQLFMALPNSSSMWSLQHTGVVCFVKDNPQRSYFIRMFDLKAGRMIWEQELYNQIVYSPQLPYFHTFAADDCQVGLNFSEQREAEAFQNAVEEKINQRQNRQDKKQRPPQHSDRGSLPPVPHEKTSASPGNFHMATVDIQNPDIQTSRYRSMPAPVHASLPLGSKGKKDKKSKKKGPKLSKADIGAPSGFKHVTHVGWDPNNLDPDLWKLLSQAGISEAEMRDEATSQLIYNVIEQSGGMDAVKREVNRGASGPPPPPPGRQGPLPPVPGPGPTPPPPRGRSGPLPPVPGQSQRASPSSQPPPQRGGLPPPPPTSRGGLPPPPPPAHSAPSHFPSPPSSKSSQSFQSPPPPPPPSHQQRSMGVPPPPAPSTPNRGGGGGDSRGALLDQIRLGKKLRNVTESPDAAPPTTPESGEGIVGALMMVMQKRSKVIHSSDESEEDGGDEDEDDDEWDD; this is translated from the exons ATGAGTCGTGGATCTAAAGCTAAATTGGAGAGCGTCCAAAGCTCTCTGCTGACCTTACAGGAAAATGAAAAGCTGGAGGAGTTGATGGGCAGAAGGTGTGCT tcTATGGCCACCGGAGTAGCACAGTTGTTCATGGCTCTGCCGAACAGTTCATCCATGTGGAGCTTGCAGCACACTGGAGTGGTCTGCTTCGTCAAAGACAACCCCCAGCGCTCCTACTTCATAcggatgtttgatttgaag GCAGGGAGGATGATTTGGGAGCAGGAGCTCTATAACCAAATTGTTTACTCACCGCAACTGCCATACTTTCATACCTTTGCTGCAGAT GACTGTCAAGTCGGACTGAACTTTTCTGAGCAACGGGAAGCAGAAGCCTTCCAAAATGCTGTCGAGGAGAAAATCAACCAAAGACAAAACCGACAAG ACAAGAAACAGCGCCCCCCGCAGCATAGTG ACAGAGGTTCCCTGCCTCCAGTCCCACATGAAAAAA CATCTGCCAGTCCTGGTAATTTTCACATGGCCACTGTGGACATCCAGAACCCAGATATCCAGACCTCACGCTACCGTTCAATGCCTGCACCTGTTCATGCTTCCTTACCTCTGGGCAGCAAAGGGAAGAAGGACAAGAAGAGCAAGAAAAAGGGCCCCAAACTCTCCAAAGCAGACATAGGAGCACCCAGTGGATTTAA GCATGTTACTCATGTTGGCTGGGATCCCAACAACCTTGATCCTGACCTGTGGAAGCTGCTCTCCCAAGCTGGAATCAGTGAAGCTGAGATGAGGGATGAAGCGACCTCCCAGCTCATCTACAATGTCATTGAGCAGTCTGGAGGCATGGACGCAGTCAAAAGGGAGGTGAACAGAGGAG CTTCTGGacctccaccccctccacctGGCAGACAAGGGCCTCTGCCTCCCGTGCCAGGCCCCGGTccaacccctccacctccacgAGGTCGTTCTGGCCCCCTGCCTCCTGTCCCAGGCCAGTCACAGCGAGCATCTCCGTCCTCCCAGCCACCTCCGCAACGTGGAGGCCTGCCACCCCCACCTCCGACAAGCAGAGGCGGTCTTCCACCACCGCCGCCACCAGCACACTCTGCACCTTCTCACTTCCCTTCACCGCCATCCTCGAAGTCTTCTCAGTCCTTCCAAAGCCCGCCTCCTCCCCCACCACCTTCTCACCAACAGCGCTCTATGGGTGTCCCACCTCCTCCTGCACCATCTACACccaacagaggaggag gaggaggagacagcagGGGAGCTCTGCTGGATCAGATCCGACTGGGGAAGAAGCTCAGAAAT gtgacaGAGAGTCCTGATGCAGCTCCACCTACAACGCCGGAGTCAGGTGAGGGCATCGTTGGTGCTCTCATGATGGTCATGCAGAAGAGGAGTAAAGTCATCCATTCCTCTG ATGAAAGTGAAGAGGATGgtggagatgaagatgaggacGACGACGAATGGGATGACTAG